The nucleotide window AGCGTGACCCTCATGGCAGgttctgatcctgatgtgctggcTGAACCAAAGCTGGCTCCTTTATTGAAGCGAGCCTTGAGGGACTTCTCACCTGTCACACTCTCCCGCCTAAAGTTCTTCGCCCAAATTTCAGGTATGGGGTAACGGATTGCAACATTCTCACATGGTATCAACGTCAAAGGATCTCGATTGGATGTGAAACCTGTTGACATCAACAGCCAGGACTGCACCTCCACTTCTGCGCCCTTGATGTTAGCGACTGTTCTCAGAGTGAAGGGAAGGGTTTTTTCTGCAAACGCTGTGCGAAAACACAGCAGTTCAAAGTGACGGCCAACTGGTGGACTAAAAGTAATGGCTCCAGACTCTGCAAACTCTGAGTGATCTGCACAATCATGCAGTCGACAGTTGTGTAGGTGAATCCAACGTGACGTTGTGTTGGGAATTATGTCATGCCGAGAAACCACTTCTTTACCTTTGACTTGGACATCATTGAGGCCAATACTGCACAGTGGAGAGCCATTCAAGAAGGCTAGCATGTTTACTCGGGTCAAAACCAACTGCTCCAAAATACGACTGTCCCCCTTGGAGAGAATTCCATAGAAGTTATCTCTCACCTCCATGTAGATCTCCTCCTCCGTGTAAGTTGTTGGCCAGCTGAGGCCTTCTTTATCTACAGAGAGACCCACAAGGGTCTCCTGCAGGGTGTGACGAAAGCTCAAGAAGTCCTGGTAGTTTGTGGTCCCAAGCTTTACCAATTGCTCTTTGACAGGCAAATGAACTACCGTGACCTTGGGCTGGAGCTTCCTCTTCTCCTTATAAACCACATGGTCTACACTAACAGTATGTACACGGCCGTTCTCATCATAGTTCTGGAGCTTGGAATCAGATACCTCATGCTGGGAGTTCAGCTGGAACTCTTTAAATGGCTTGTCAAGCCCTTTCTCATAGAAGAGCTGCAGCTGGCCACTTTTCGTCAACCTGACAAAAACTGGTCCCCAGTGACGTGAGGACATGATGTTCTTCTTCTCTGGGATGCGTAGGAGCATGGGCCACCCTTCCTGAGGAATCATGTGGTCTGGTTCATAGATGGATTCATCAGAATCTTCTGCATCCAGAGTATCATCTGGTAGGGTGGGACTATCATCAAGGTCAGGGTCAGAGATTTGTATTTTCCTGAGCTGATCCAGACCATCTTCAGGAGGGCCAGATGGGACAGCTTCATTTCCACTCGCTGAGACTTTTTGTGCTGAGAATTCCCTTTTGATATCAGCATCTTGATACCCAAAGATTGGTGAACTGAGGGTTGAGAAATCAGGTTTCTCCTGGCACAGGACAAAGTTTTGAGACGTTTTCAgctctgttttattaaagaaggCACTGAAAGGGTTAATAGGGGATAGTTGAAGGTTGGAGAATTCATCAGCCAGGAATGGGTTCTTCTTGTTGTAAGGGGCACTGTTGTTCATAGTGCTTTCAAAGGCAAAAACAGAATTGGTGCCATCTGGGGTCAAGTCCAGGATGTGTCTCTCGGTCATCTGGTTGCAAAAGGAAGAGGAAATCAGGTTGCTGTTGGCATCCTGAAGTGAAGAATTGTTCAGGTTGTCTAGTTTTATTTTAGGCAGCCTCTCTGGAGGCTGGAAAACAttgtcttcatcatcatcaaatgTAACCCAGCTAGCAAAGCGGTTGCAGGTAGCATATGTTTGGCCATTAGTTTGATGGTTGTtggttgtccatttgaaagaaTCCATGGTTATTCCTTCATCCTCTTGGCATACAGAGGAATCtatcaaagaaaaaataaagatagGGTTGTTTCAATACTTTCAGGTGAATTCACAAAATTCTTCCAAAATGTCACCTTCACAAAAGAAGCATTTCCCCTGTGAATTTACCAGCAAGGCAGAATGTTGATCTTTTTAGAGACAGATGTAATACTACTGTAAACAGCCATGGACTTTCCAGTGTCTTGTGAGTTTATTTATTTCTGGAACAAATTTAATTGGAGTCACAATGGTACGACTATGGAGATGAACAAATTAAGAAATGGCTGAAAGACTAACAGGAAGGAGGCATATTCCAATCAACCACATTTCATaagaatacatactgtatacacaatcTTTACATGTCCTAAAATAAGACGTCAATGCATTAATTACAATATAGGCACTAAAGAGAAGAGGTGTGACCACACTGATGTACATTTTTCAGTCTGAAAGTTATGCATTATTTGCACTTGGACAGAAAGGATCTAGtttcaggaacaaaagaaaagctTACTAATCATTTTCCTTTTAGTCACTGGGTCAAAAAAGACAGTGGCGACATATTTTCCAAGACAACATACACTTTGTCATTCCAAAGGAAGACCTTCTTCAGCACATAAAAAATTACACTTCACTACTATTCagacaaaataagcaaaaataagaaTATCaccaaatatgtttttaattccTTAATGAATGCTTTTGCACTCAAGGTAGTTTGAAACCAAGCCGAAACTCTTGCCTGTTCCAACTCTTCAACCAAATTAGAGAGACAGCCTTTACCAGTTGCTAGGCACCAGCATTCCCCACCTCAGACCTATTTTCACTGCCAGTTTAACAAAGTGCTCAGCGAATTGTCGGCCTCACATGCTGAAAACTGGCATGACTGCGATATGCCATGAGAGCATACATATGAACACTAGACTTTTACACACTTTCATTGGTAGTTGACACACAACACgaccacagatttttttttatttgattcaaaatCATGATTTTAGTTTCAGGGGaatgtgtacagtatatttttgCTACTTTTTAGTTTTTACCATGTTAAATTCCCCTTTTGCCTTCAATAGTTCATTTAAAATTGTCATGTGGCatgacaaattaatattttaaattacaaatattccatgtagactCTCAAGTACTATGTGCTTATAAATTGcatgcttaaaggaatgttccaagtGCAGTACACGTTAAAtgcaatcaaaagcatttgtggcataatgttgattacccaaaacatttatttcaacttgtttctccttttctttaaaaaaagcaaaaatcaatgttccagtaaggcacttacaatggaaatgaatggggccaattttaatGCTaatatactcactttttcaaaagtataatgaCAAGATTAAGGATATgtttgtaaacatgattttagtgtgataaaatcaccttTACcaatttcacttccattgtaaggacctcactgtaacctcgatttttgctttttttaaagaaaaggaggaacgagggggcctggatagctcagcgagtaaagatgccgACTACAACCCCTTGAGTCAGAAGTTCGAGTcctgggcgtgctgagtgactccagccaggtctcctaagcaaccaaatgatcccggttgctagggagggtagtgtcacatggggtaacctccttgtggtcgctataatgtggttcgctctcagtggggcacgtggtgagttgtgcgtggatgccgtggcgaatagcatgaagcctccacacgcgctatgtctccacagtaacgcgctcaacaagccacgtgataagatgctcgggttgccggtctcagatgcagaggcaacttagattcgtcctcctccatccagattgaggcgagtcactatgccacaatgaggacttagagcacattgggaattgggcgttctgcattggaaattgggcattccgcattggagagaaaaaaggggagaacagaaaaaaaaaagaagaggaataacgagtcaaaatatattttttttggtaatcaacattatgccacaaatgctgtagatttatcttaacttgtattcaacccagaacattcctttaattattataaaggaattagcaaaatgctgtttaaaatagttttaaacatgccaACTTAAAACATGTCTTAAAACAGTCTTTCGTGTCAACTACCCATGTTAACCCATTTTTAGGGCTTGAAATGAAATTACAGACCACACTGACAAATGTAAACAACCAAGACAGAAACAGTCTAATCTGCCCTTGAATTGATCAGGTCACCCCTTGCTGTTCTCATAAAACAAATACTATTTATGTACTTTGTATGATAACGTGTTTGTACAGTAACTTGTGACTTTGTTAATCTTTCTCATATTAGTTCAAACAGGGTTTGGCACACTGTAAATCTATGCCTCATGGTGAAAATTATAAAAGGCTACAATACACTCTGTAAAGTGTTCGCAAGGCATTTGCATACACATATATAGCCACAAACTCAAGGGGCCCTATTTTAATAGTGCTAGCATTATGCGCAAGGCAGTGCCTTGAATCAAAAGTGCAAAGTCTATGggtatggccatgaagttttgatattcTCGTACAACCATGTGCTAAGTCTaagtgcaagtgggtttggtgtaacctccttgtggtcgctataatgtggttcgctctcagtggggctcgtggcgagttgtgcgtggatgccgtggcgaatagcatgaagcctccaaacgcgttacgtctccgtggtaacatgctcagataaaatgtgcggattgatggtgcggattgacggtctcagacatggtcTCAGATTCAtcctcagccacccggattgaggcgagtcactatgacaccacgaggacttaaagagCATTGTGAATTCCAAATTTGGGCAAAAAAGGggggagaaagaaaaataaagacaattttactttaattaaatCCAAACAACTTgttccaccggccccttttgcattGACTTTAAAATCACTCAACTGGTGGAAAATTACTagccaaattaaata belongs to Xyrauchen texanus isolate HMW12.3.18 chromosome 16, RBS_HiC_50CHRs, whole genome shotgun sequence and includes:
- the LOC127656548 gene encoding stonin-2-like isoform X3, producing MDSFKWTTNNHQTNGQTYATCNRFASWVTFDDDEDNVFQPPERLPKIKLDNLNNSSLQDANSNLISSSFCNQMTERHILDLTPDGTNSVFAFESTMNNSAPYNKKNPFLADEFSNLQLSPINPFSAFFNKTELKTSQNFVLCQEKPDFSTLSSPIFGYQDADIKREFSAQKVSASGNEAVPSGPPEDGLDQLRKIQISDPDLDDSPTLPDDTLDAEDSDESIYEPDHMIPQEGWPMLLRIPEKKNIMSSRHWGPVFVRLTKSGQLQLFYEKGLDKPFKEFQLNSQHEVSDSKLQNYDENGRVHTVSVDHVVYKEKRKLQPKVTVVHLPVKEQLVKLGTTNYQDFLSFRHTLQETLVGLSVDKEGLSWPTTYTEEEIYMEVRDNFYGILSKGDSRILEQLVLTRVNMLAFLNGSPLCSIGLNDVQVKGKEVVSRHDIIPNTTSRWIHLHNCRLHDCADHSEFAESGAITFSPPVGRHFELLCFRTAFAEKTLPFTLRTVANIKGAEVEVQSWLLMSTGFTSNRDPLTLIPCENVAIRYPIPEIWAKNFRRESVTGEKSLKARFNKGASFGSASTSGSEPAMRVTLGNAKYEQAFKSVVWRISRLPDKNSGLGHPHTFFCRLELGSDWDVPPKFHCQVEVEFDMPSASASKATVRSLSVGDKTDLKKWITYKSHYSYQVAVELKNESRMESPQDEQPGECHQQ
- the LOC127656548 gene encoding stonin-2-like isoform X1, which produces MAATARSRTGTSRAGWVAFSDEGSQTDEDSLQPSLDQNMVDSSTWAEEPFLPAQKPEQQTSWVQFDDKPWSHSPPPPTQVKGPRHSVCSSASFWSNVPPSESSWTTQSEEQSSVSMGASSCDLPSLNTEELPSQTPSCPHSPNSSVCQEDEGITMDSFKWTTNNHQTNGQTYATCNRFASWVTFDDDEDNVFQPPERLPKIKLDNLNNSSLQDANSNLISSSFCNQMTERHILDLTPDGTNSVFAFESTMNNSAPYNKKNPFLADEFSNLQLSPINPFSAFFNKTELKTSQNFVLCQEKPDFSTLSSPIFGYQDADIKREFSAQKVSASGNEAVPSGPPEDGLDQLRKIQISDPDLDDSPTLPDDTLDAEDSDESIYEPDHMIPQEGWPMLLRIPEKKNIMSSRHWGPVFVRLTKSGQLQLFYEKGLDKPFKEFQLNSQHEVSDSKLQNYDENGRVHTVSVDHVVYKEKRKLQPKVTVVHLPVKEQLVKLGTTNYQDFLSFRHTLQETLVGLSVDKEGLSWPTTYTEEEIYMEVRDNFYGILSKGDSRILEQLVLTRVNMLAFLNGSPLCSIGLNDVQVKGKEVVSRHDIIPNTTSRWIHLHNCRLHDCADHSEFAESGAITFSPPVGRHFELLCFRTAFAEKTLPFTLRTVANIKGAEVEVQSWLLMSTGFTSNRDPLTLIPCENVAIRYPIPEIWAKNFRRESVTGEKSLKARFNKGASFGSASTSGSEPAMRVTLGNAKYEQAFKSVVWRISRLPDKNSGLGHPHTFFCRLELGSDWDVPPKFHCQVEVEFDMPSASASKATVRSLSVGDKTDLKKWITYKSHYSYQVAVELKNESRMESPQDEQPGECHQQ
- the LOC127656548 gene encoding stonin-2-like isoform X2, whose amino-acid sequence is MVSLSSSPNAGPRHSVCSSASFWSNVPPSESSWTTQSEEQSSVSMGASSCDLPSLNTEELPSQTPSCPHSPNSSVCQEDEGITMDSFKWTTNNHQTNGQTYATCNRFASWVTFDDDEDNVFQPPERLPKIKLDNLNNSSLQDANSNLISSSFCNQMTERHILDLTPDGTNSVFAFESTMNNSAPYNKKNPFLADEFSNLQLSPINPFSAFFNKTELKTSQNFVLCQEKPDFSTLSSPIFGYQDADIKREFSAQKVSASGNEAVPSGPPEDGLDQLRKIQISDPDLDDSPTLPDDTLDAEDSDESIYEPDHMIPQEGWPMLLRIPEKKNIMSSRHWGPVFVRLTKSGQLQLFYEKGLDKPFKEFQLNSQHEVSDSKLQNYDENGRVHTVSVDHVVYKEKRKLQPKVTVVHLPVKEQLVKLGTTNYQDFLSFRHTLQETLVGLSVDKEGLSWPTTYTEEEIYMEVRDNFYGILSKGDSRILEQLVLTRVNMLAFLNGSPLCSIGLNDVQVKGKEVVSRHDIIPNTTSRWIHLHNCRLHDCADHSEFAESGAITFSPPVGRHFELLCFRTAFAEKTLPFTLRTVANIKGAEVEVQSWLLMSTGFTSNRDPLTLIPCENVAIRYPIPEIWAKNFRRESVTGEKSLKARFNKGASFGSASTSGSEPAMRVTLGNAKYEQAFKSVVWRISRLPDKNSGLGHPHTFFCRLELGSDWDVPPKFHCQVEVEFDMPSASASKATVRSLSVGDKTDLKKWITYKSHYSYQVAVELKNESRMESPQDEQPGECHQQ